From a single Pseudobutyrivibrio xylanivorans genomic region:
- a CDS encoding Cof-type HAD-IIB family hydrolase, translating into MKSAVFFDIDGTLWNYDKYIPESTKLAIKKLRENGHLAFICSGRARAFINDPDLLALGFDGIVCSCGCHIEIDGKIIYQKIIDKDFAKKTIELIRSYGIRPILEGPKKIYMDDEEFGNDDIFGNILRRDVGDNLVGVNGENYGKWEINKMSCATDVDEEKRMECFDRLSDDYAIIVHSDDVCEIVPAGHNKATGMLKACELVGINPENTFAIGDSENDLDMLTAAHVGIAMGNGTDRAKAAADYVTTAFDEDGIYNALKHFGLIS; encoded by the coding sequence ATGAAATCAGCAGTATTTTTTGATATCGATGGTACACTTTGGAATTACGATAAGTATATTCCAGAAAGCACAAAGCTTGCTATAAAGAAACTTAGAGAAAACGGTCATCTTGCTTTTATCTGCAGTGGCAGAGCAAGAGCATTTATAAATGACCCAGATTTGTTGGCACTCGGTTTTGATGGAATTGTTTGTTCCTGTGGATGTCACATCGAGATAGATGGAAAGATTATCTATCAGAAGATTATTGATAAGGACTTCGCAAAGAAGACAATTGAATTGATTAGGAGCTATGGCATCAGACCTATTCTCGAAGGTCCTAAGAAAATTTATATGGACGATGAGGAATTTGGCAATGATGATATATTTGGAAATATCTTAAGACGTGATGTTGGAGACAATCTGGTAGGAGTCAACGGTGAGAACTATGGCAAATGGGAAATCAATAAGATGTCATGTGCTACCGATGTTGACGAAGAAAAACGAATGGAGTGCTTTGATAGATTGTCTGATGATTACGCTATAATTGTTCACAGTGATGATGTTTGCGAAATAGTTCCAGCTGGTCACAACAAGGCAACAGGAATGTTGAAGGCATGTGAACTTGTTGGAATCAATCCTGAGAATACCTTTGCTATTGGCGATAGTGAAAATGATTTGGATATGCTCACAGCAGCACACGTAGGAATTGCTATGGGCAATGGTACCGACCGTGCAAAGGCCGCAGCTGATTATGTTACCACAGCCTTTGACGAGGACGGTATATATAATGCTCTAAAGCATTTTGGCCTTATTTCATAA
- a CDS encoding glycosyltransferase family 2 protein gives MKDIAILLATYNGREYLRQQLDSLFKQTRQDFRLVIHDDGSTDGTAEIIKEYLEEYPERIEVFYGGSCGGAKENFLWMLDRVEADYYLMCDQDDVWFPEKLERSMETMVEAEDELAKLESIEVLPVCVFTDMMVTDDKLNVISDSFIRYIGRNPANIAYTQIIIDNPAAGCTMCFNRRLRDLVISLTPMIDSDNIPMHDALILEIAAIMGKVVPIDAPLVYYRQTGHNTMGAVTESDGDKANRNLEDIKGGSFFEKKRAFVNESRLFASELLVADWLPKDKKNVLMRFAKIGEKGKIKRMSFYAKNNFSRARHNLWFRLWV, from the coding sequence ATGAAAGACATAGCGATACTTCTTGCAACCTATAACGGACGGGAATATTTAAGGCAGCAGCTAGACAGCCTTTTTAAACAAACGAGACAGGATTTTAGGCTAGTTATCCACGATGATGGGTCAACAGATGGTACTGCGGAAATAATAAAAGAATATCTTGAGGAATATCCTGAGCGGATTGAGGTTTTCTACGGAGGCTCCTGCGGAGGTGCCAAGGAGAATTTTCTTTGGATGCTTGATAGAGTGGAGGCAGATTATTATTTAATGTGCGATCAGGATGATGTATGGTTTCCCGAAAAGCTAGAACGCTCGATGGAAACTATGGTTGAAGCTGAGGATGAGCTCGCAAAGCTTGAAAGTATAGAGGTGTTGCCTGTTTGTGTATTTACGGATATGATGGTGACGGATGATAAGCTTAATGTGATTTCGGATTCATTCATCAGATACATTGGAAGAAATCCAGCTAATATTGCATACACTCAGATTATCATTGATAATCCCGCAGCAGGCTGCACAATGTGCTTCAATCGAAGACTGAGAGATTTGGTTATATCACTCACACCGATGATTGACTCGGACAATATCCCGATGCACGATGCGCTTATTCTTGAGATTGCGGCGATTATGGGAAAAGTTGTACCAATCGATGCGCCTCTTGTATACTATAGACAGACTGGCCACAACACAATGGGGGCAGTCACTGAATCTGATGGTGACAAAGCAAATCGCAATCTTGAGGACATAAAAGGTGGTAGTTTTTTCGAGAAGAAGAGAGCTTTCGTCAATGAATCCCGGCTCTTTGCTTCAGAACTTCTCGTAGCCGATTGGCTCCCTAAGGACAAGAAAAATGTGCTTATGAGATTTGCAAAAATTGGAGAGAAGGGTAAAATAAAGCGCATGAGTTTTTATGCGAAGAATAACTTCTCGCGCGCCCGTCACAACCTATGGTTTAGATTGTGGGTTTAA
- a CDS encoding glycosyltransferase family 2 protein, with amino-acid sequence MKITVITPFFEGDKYMDNLIDCMLENEASLKKVGHDLELILVNDSPWKTLEAPASEDNFIRVITNPENKGIHYSRVAGLAEATGDYVMFLDQDDSIADDALVKLLRLITKSGAEVEVANASLEQADGSKLLWYRNSYHKTLIGDLNTYLRIGIQIISPGQCLIKKDAIPEFWESNIMSKNGADDYFLWLLMLAKGLKFHYHDEVLYTHRYTATNLSADTTVTDESVYDFIDLLNECDYFKQEDIFTLHEMITYKNQFRASGTFGKITCSLANLGLFIDNIKFKKKTGTRYGFNR; translated from the coding sequence ATGAAAATTACAGTAATAACGCCCTTCTTCGAAGGGGATAAATACATGGACAACTTGATAGATTGCATGCTGGAAAATGAGGCTTCACTGAAAAAAGTTGGACACGACTTGGAACTAATCCTTGTAAATGACAGCCCATGGAAGACACTTGAGGCACCTGCATCAGAGGATAATTTCATTCGCGTCATTACAAATCCGGAGAATAAGGGGATTCATTACAGCAGAGTGGCAGGCCTTGCAGAAGCAACTGGAGATTATGTAATGTTCTTGGATCAGGATGATAGCATTGCAGATGATGCGCTTGTGAAGCTGCTTCGTTTAATTACAAAAAGTGGTGCAGAAGTAGAGGTGGCTAATGCATCATTGGAGCAGGCAGATGGCAGTAAGCTTTTGTGGTACAGAAACTCATATCACAAGACTCTGATTGGAGATTTAAATACGTATTTACGAATTGGAATTCAGATTATATCGCCGGGGCAGTGTCTAATTAAGAAGGATGCAATTCCAGAATTTTGGGAATCAAATATCATGTCAAAAAATGGTGCTGACGATTACTTCCTTTGGCTGTTGATGCTGGCAAAGGGACTAAAGTTCCACTATCATGACGAGGTATTGTACACCCATAGATATACTGCAACTAATCTTTCAGCAGATACTACAGTTACTGACGAGTCAGTATATGATTTTATAGATTTGCTAAATGAATGTGATTATTTCAAGCAGGAAGATATTTTCACTCTTCATGAAATGATTACATACAAGAATCAGTTTAGAGCAAGTGGTACTTTTGGAAAAATCACTTGCTCCCTTGCAAATCTTGGGTTATTCATAGACAATATCAAATTCAAGAAAAAAACGGGGACTAGATACGGGTTTAATCGATAA